Proteins from a genomic interval of Marinitoga sp. 1197:
- the fabG gene encoding 3-oxoacyl-[acyl-carrier-protein] reductase produces the protein MKLKDKICIVTGANRGIGKEISKKFVEEGATVLGFARNIEALKNVENELNSMKKGIFKGYKVDVSNTDEVNKAVKEIFKEYKRIDVLVNNAGVTKDTLLLLMKEEEFDFVINVNLKGVFLVTKAVAKFMRKQKSGSIINISSVVGLDGNIGQTNYSASKAGVIGMTKTWAKELTMKGEQIRVNAVAPGFIETDMTKELNEEFKEEALKRILLKRFGSPEDVAKVVLFLASDDSSYITGQIIRIDGGLSL, from the coding sequence ATGAAATTAAAGGATAAAATATGTATAGTAACCGGTGCAAATAGAGGTATAGGAAAAGAAATAAGCAAAAAATTTGTGGAAGAAGGTGCTACCGTTTTAGGCTTTGCCAGAAATATCGAAGCATTAAAAAATGTGGAAAATGAATTAAATTCTATGAAAAAAGGAATATTTAAAGGTTATAAAGTTGATGTATCAAATACTGATGAAGTAAATAAAGCAGTTAAAGAAATATTTAAAGAATATAAAAGAATAGATGTACTTGTAAATAATGCCGGCGTTACAAAAGATACGTTATTATTATTAATGAAAGAAGAAGAATTTGACTTTGTTATTAATGTTAATTTAAAAGGGGTTTTTTTAGTTACCAAAGCCGTTGCAAAATTCATGAGGAAACAGAAAAGTGGATCAATTATAAATATATCAAGCGTTGTTGGATTAGATGGAAATATCGGCCAAACCAATTACTCCGCAAGCAAAGCGGGAGTTATTGGAATGACAAAGACATGGGCTAAAGAGTTAACCATGAAAGGTGAGCAGATAAGAGTTAACGCTGTTGCACCTGGATTTATAGAAACAGATATGACAAAGGAATTGAATGAAGAATTTAAAGAGGAAGCATTAAAAAGGATACTGTTAAAAAGATTTGGTTCTCCTGAAGATGTTGCTAAAGTGGTGTTATTTTTAGCTTCTGATGATTCATCATATATAACAGGCCAGATTATCAGAATAGATGGAGGTTTATCATTGTAA
- a CDS encoding RelA/SpoT family protein, which produces MDQDFKVYKEEIEKILNKDLNNSEVELLEKAYFLAKNAHEGQMRDSGEPFFEHPKAVSKILAELKMDIESIVAALLHDVVEDCDVPIEKINKEFGTDIGRIVDGVTKISNLKLNEKLNKVDMKSLEKIETIRKMLLAMSHDIRVIIVKLSDRLHNMRTLQYVPHKKQIIKSQETLKIYAPIAHRLGIHKIKAELEDLSFKYLYPEAYEDLKGKLEEKVRNVHNRMEDYKKIIFENLEKHNIKATLQGRTKHLYSIWEKMLRKNKSFDEIYDFIALRIITESPTACYASLGVVHSVWRPVPGRIKDYIAVPKSNGYRSIHTTVITNKGETLEIQIRDWEMHEESEYGLAAHWAYKEGVDTKKLYFVKRLMDLHKEIAQSAFNLNDIEEELKAHEVFVFTPKGEILHLPYGATPIDFAYAIHTNVGNHFAGAKVNGKIVPISYELQNGDIVEIIVNRNSSGPSIDWLKYAKSSRTKHKIKRHYRLKNEKNLEEKGREKLREIAKELNMSIDKLIHELKDNQVFCEKNKIKNEEDLYIRLGFGDVNPREIYKLFEPKDIEIKKAEENFQTSKISYKRKGIGVIVDGQEGIDVYFAKCCNPVLGDDIIGIVSRRGIGIHRKNCMNIKEVPISRVVKVSWIAEDLENSKFITHLLIEMENKSVLNDIRKKIKIEKANIEMYETSRKVDRIDLKMRLSVKDVQHLMRVLTSIKNIKGVYSVRRS; this is translated from the coding sequence ATGGATCAGGATTTTAAAGTTTATAAGGAAGAAATAGAGAAAATTTTAAATAAAGATTTAAACAATTCTGAAGTAGAACTTTTAGAAAAAGCATATTTTTTAGCTAAAAATGCCCATGAAGGGCAAATGCGTGATTCAGGAGAGCCTTTTTTTGAACACCCTAAAGCTGTTTCTAAAATATTGGCCGAATTAAAAATGGATATTGAAAGTATTGTGGCAGCCTTATTGCATGATGTTGTAGAAGATTGCGATGTTCCAATTGAAAAAATTAATAAAGAGTTTGGAACGGATATTGGAAGAATCGTAGATGGTGTAACTAAGATTAGCAATCTGAAATTAAATGAAAAACTAAATAAAGTTGACATGAAATCATTAGAAAAAATTGAAACGATCAGGAAAATGCTTCTTGCTATGTCCCATGATATAAGAGTTATTATAGTAAAGCTTTCAGATAGATTACATAATATGAGAACGTTGCAATATGTACCACATAAAAAACAAATAATAAAATCTCAGGAAACACTTAAGATATATGCTCCAATAGCTCATCGATTAGGTATTCATAAAATAAAAGCAGAATTAGAAGATTTATCCTTTAAATATTTATATCCAGAAGCTTACGAAGATTTAAAGGGGAAGTTAGAAGAAAAAGTTAGAAATGTCCATAATAGAATGGAAGATTATAAAAAAATTATATTTGAAAATTTAGAAAAGCACAATATAAAAGCGACTTTACAGGGGAGAACAAAACATCTATATAGTATATGGGAAAAAATGTTGAGAAAAAACAAAAGTTTTGATGAAATTTATGATTTTATAGCATTAAGGATAATAACCGAGTCCCCAACTGCATGTTATGCGTCTTTAGGTGTTGTGCATTCAGTTTGGAGACCTGTTCCAGGAAGAATAAAAGATTATATAGCTGTTCCTAAATCAAATGGTTATAGGTCTATTCATACTACTGTTATTACAAATAAAGGTGAAACTTTAGAAATTCAAATCAGAGATTGGGAAATGCATGAAGAAAGTGAATACGGATTGGCTGCTCACTGGGCATATAAAGAAGGTGTGGATACCAAAAAATTATATTTTGTAAAAAGACTGATGGATTTACATAAAGAAATTGCCCAATCCGCTTTTAATTTGAACGATATAGAAGAAGAATTAAAAGCTCATGAGGTTTTTGTATTTACTCCGAAAGGTGAAATCTTGCATTTACCATATGGTGCAACGCCTATAGATTTTGCATATGCGATACATACAAATGTTGGCAACCATTTTGCTGGGGCTAAGGTAAATGGAAAAATCGTTCCAATAAGCTATGAACTTCAAAATGGAGATATTGTGGAAATAATAGTAAATAGGAATTCTTCAGGTCCAAGTATAGACTGGTTAAAATATGCAAAATCTTCAAGAACCAAACATAAAATAAAAAGACATTATAGATTAAAAAATGAAAAAAATCTTGAAGAAAAAGGTAGGGAAAAACTTAGAGAAATTGCAAAAGAATTAAATATGTCTATAGACAAATTAATCCACGAATTAAAAGATAATCAAGTTTTTTGTGAAAAAAACAAAATAAAAAACGAAGAAGATTTATATATAAGATTAGGTTTTGGTGATGTAAATCCAAGGGAAATTTATAAGCTTTTTGAACCTAAAGATATTGAAATAAAAAAGGCAGAGGAAAATTTTCAAACCTCAAAAATATCTTATAAAAGAAAAGGAATTGGAGTTATAGTTGATGGTCAGGAAGGTATAGATGTGTATTTTGCAAAATGTTGTAATCCGGTATTAGGTGATGATATTATTGGGATAGTTAGTAGAAGAGGTATAGGAATTCACAGAAAAAATTGTATGAATATTAAAGAGGTTCCAATTTCAAGAGTAGTAAAAGTATCCTGGATTGCAGAAGATTTAGAAAATTCCAAATTTATTACACACTTACTTATAGAAATGGAAAACAAATCTGTATTAAATGATATTAGAAAAAAGATAAAAATTGAAAAAGCGAATATAGAAATGTATGAAACTTCCAGAAAGGTTGACAGAATAGATTTAAAAATGAGGCTTTCGGTAAAAGATGTACAGCATTTAATGAGGGTTTTAACATCAATAAAAAATATAAAAGGTGTATATAGCGTAAGGAGGAGTTAG
- the dtd gene encoding D-aminoacyl-tRNA deacylase, whose translation MRAVVQRVKKAHVDVEGETVGKIDKGILVLLGVGQNDDEKDIEWLADKILNLRIFEDNEGKMNLSLLDIKGEILIVSQFTLYGDCRKGRRPSYSSAAKPDKGKEYYEKFIEFIEKKYKINVEKGIFQAEMEVNLINDGPVTLLLDSEKTF comes from the coding sequence TTGAGAGCAGTAGTTCAAAGGGTTAAAAAAGCTCATGTTGATGTTGAAGGGGAAACTGTTGGAAAGATAGATAAAGGTATTTTGGTGTTGCTTGGTGTTGGACAAAATGATGATGAAAAAGATATTGAATGGTTGGCAGATAAAATTCTTAATTTGAGAATTTTTGAAGATAACGAAGGAAAAATGAATCTATCTTTACTTGATATAAAAGGAGAAATCTTAATTGTTTCTCAATTCACTTTATATGGTGATTGTAGAAAGGGTCGAAGACCGTCATATTCTTCAGCGGCAAAACCTGATAAAGGGAAAGAATATTATGAAAAATTTATAGAATTTATAGAAAAAAAATATAAAATTAATGTCGAAAAAGGTATTTTTCAGGCAGAAATGGAAGTTAACCTAATTAATGATGGGCCTGTTACATTGTTACTAGATTCTGAAAAAACTTTTTAG
- the polA gene encoding DNA polymerase I yields the protein MGNLYLIDGSGVAYRAFFALDPNLKTTSGIPTNAIYGVTKMILKILEKYVIKNEDAIIFVMDKKTTTYRHKLLESYKANRPETPKIFKDQIPYILEIVNALGIKTIAEEGYEADDVIATLALNGQKIFNQIYVLSSDKDLMQLVNDKIKMLRIGRGITDIREYDVNKVYEKYGFGPEKIQDFLALTGDAVDNIPGVKGIGEKTATKLIKEFGSLEEIYKNVRSTTKSIQKKLIEGKEMAFLSKRLVQLVTDVPLEINWESYVYRGFNETLEDLLNEFEFKSIIRELGFKEQKKVIKISNLPGIEDLSSKGEYELLTKKDLNKILDLIKKQDIISFDLETTSIDPYQAEILGIAISFEPKKGYYIDISNEGNETKKSILKKLWDILKEKNLVGQNLKYDLSIMKTAGFEMKTPYFDTMIAAYLISPDSRRFNMDDLAKKYLNYETIKYNEIVNETLFANTLKDVDSKKVAEYSGEDADITLRLFHILRPKIYEFELEKVMFEIENPLIPVLAKMELNGVYFDIPYLKKLEKEYTDISNNILREIKEIAGYEINPNSPKQIRELLFEKLGLVPKKKTKGGQFSTNAQVLEEMKDDHPIIRKILDFRKYQKLLSTYIQSIPKLVNKKTKRVHTSFNQTGTATGRLSSSDPNLQNLPIRDVEGEKIRKAVKAEKDGYILLSADYSQIELRVLAHMSKDPVLIESFKNNLDIHTITAAKLFDVSEEQVDYKMRQIGKMINFSIIYGVSSYGLSERTGVSINDAGIFIKKYFELYKSVEEYQHKILSDLSKNGYVETLFGRKRFLNNLRLNKNDLKRMAVNTPIQGTASDIMKLAMIKLDKELPEYAKMILQVHDEIVIELPEDKKEEVANIVKEIMENAIALEVPLKVDINISERWTK from the coding sequence ATGGGAAATTTGTATTTAATAGATGGAAGTGGTGTTGCTTATAGAGCTTTTTTTGCACTAGATCCTAATCTTAAAACTACATCAGGCATACCCACAAATGCTATTTATGGGGTTACAAAGATGATTTTAAAAATTTTAGAAAAATATGTAATAAAAAATGAAGATGCCATTATTTTTGTAATGGATAAAAAAACAACTACATACAGGCATAAATTACTTGAAAGTTATAAAGCAAATAGACCGGAAACACCTAAAATTTTCAAAGATCAAATACCTTATATTCTGGAAATTGTAAATGCTTTAGGTATTAAAACAATTGCTGAAGAAGGTTATGAGGCTGATGATGTAATTGCAACACTGGCTTTAAATGGGCAGAAAATATTTAATCAAATATATGTACTATCATCTGATAAGGATTTAATGCAATTGGTAAATGATAAAATAAAAATGCTCAGAATAGGTAGAGGAATTACCGATATTAGAGAATATGATGTAAATAAAGTTTATGAAAAATATGGATTTGGTCCGGAAAAAATTCAGGATTTTTTAGCTTTAACTGGAGATGCTGTTGATAATATTCCTGGAGTTAAGGGAATTGGAGAGAAAACTGCAACTAAATTAATAAAAGAATTTGGTTCATTAGAAGAGATATATAAAAATGTTAGAAGTACAACGAAATCTATACAAAAGAAACTTATTGAAGGAAAAGAAATGGCGTTTTTAAGTAAAAGGCTTGTTCAGCTGGTTACTGATGTTCCGTTGGAAATAAATTGGGAAAGTTATGTATACAGAGGATTTAATGAAACTTTAGAAGATTTACTTAATGAATTTGAATTTAAATCTATAATTAGAGAGTTAGGTTTTAAAGAACAGAAAAAAGTTATAAAAATTAGCAATCTTCCAGGAATTGAAGATCTATCTTCTAAAGGAGAATATGAATTATTAACAAAAAAAGATTTAAATAAGATTTTAGATTTAATTAAAAAACAGGATATTATTTCTTTTGATTTAGAAACTACATCTATTGATCCTTATCAGGCGGAAATACTTGGCATTGCAATATCTTTTGAACCTAAAAAAGGATACTATATAGATATATCAAACGAAGGTAATGAAACTAAAAAAAGTATTTTAAAAAAATTATGGGATATATTAAAAGAAAAAAATTTAGTTGGACAAAATTTAAAATATGATTTATCAATTATGAAAACAGCGGGATTTGAGATGAAAACTCCTTATTTTGATACGATGATTGCTGCATATTTAATTTCTCCAGATTCAAGAAGATTTAATATGGATGATCTGGCAAAAAAGTATTTAAATTATGAAACTATAAAATACAATGAAATTGTAAATGAAACATTATTTGCAAACACTCTAAAAGATGTAGATTCAAAAAAAGTGGCAGAATATTCAGGTGAAGACGCAGATATCACTTTAAGACTATTTCACATTTTAAGACCGAAAATTTATGAATTTGAATTAGAAAAGGTTATGTTTGAGATAGAAAATCCTCTAATTCCTGTTTTGGCTAAAATGGAATTAAATGGTGTTTATTTTGATATTCCATATCTAAAAAAATTAGAGAAAGAATATACAGATATATCAAACAATATATTACGTGAAATAAAAGAAATAGCTGGTTATGAGATAAACCCGAATTCACCCAAGCAAATAAGAGAATTGTTATTTGAAAAGCTGGGATTGGTTCCAAAAAAGAAGACAAAAGGTGGTCAATTTTCTACAAATGCACAGGTTTTGGAGGAAATGAAAGATGATCATCCAATTATTCGGAAAATATTGGATTTTAGAAAATATCAGAAATTATTATCAACGTATATTCAGTCAATTCCAAAATTGGTTAACAAAAAGACGAAAAGGGTACATACATCATTTAATCAAACAGGTACAGCTACAGGAAGATTAAGCAGTAGCGATCCAAATCTTCAAAATTTACCTATTAGAGATGTAGAAGGAGAAAAAATAAGAAAAGCTGTAAAAGCGGAAAAAGATGGTTATATTCTTTTAAGTGCTGATTATTCCCAAATTGAACTACGTGTATTGGCTCATATGAGTAAAGATCCTGTTTTAATTGAGTCATTCAAAAATAATTTAGATATTCATACAATAACGGCTGCAAAACTTTTTGATGTTTCAGAAGAACAGGTTGATTATAAAATGAGACAAATTGGAAAAATGATTAATTTTTCAATTATTTATGGAGTTTCTTCTTATGGTTTATCAGAACGAACTGGAGTTTCTATTAATGATGCAGGAATATTTATAAAAAAATATTTTGAGTTATATAAGAGTGTAGAAGAATATCAACATAAAATTTTATCAGATCTTTCAAAGAATGGATATGTTGAAACATTATTTGGTAGGAAAAGATTTTTAAATAATCTAAGATTGAATAAAAATGATTTAAAGAGAATGGCTGTAAATACTCCAATTCAAGGGACCGCGTCTGATATTATGAAATTAGCTATGATAAAATTAGATAAAGAATTGCCAGAATATGCTAAGATGATACTTCAGGTTCATGATGAAATAGTTATAGAATTACCTGAAGATAAAAAGGAAGAAGTTGCTAATATTGTTAAGGAAATTATGGAGAACGCCATTGCTTTGGAGGTTCCGCTGAAGGTTGATATAAATATATCAGAAAGGTGGACTAAGTGA